Part of the Micropterus dolomieu isolate WLL.071019.BEF.003 ecotype Adirondacks linkage group LG22, ASM2129224v1, whole genome shotgun sequence genome is shown below.
TCTCAGACTGCTCGAAATCAGATCATAGACACAATTATGTGCTAATATGGCTGGATTAAGTGAGATTCCATAGCTATAAAATTTAAGCCATGACTCCTACACTTCCTGCAGTGGATCCTGCAGGGACTGCTCCTCAGCAAAGCAGCACAAGTTACATGGCAGACTGCCAGTCAGTCCCTGAACATGTGCCTCCTTGATCTCTCTGAGAGATATGCCAGTACTGCCGTAAGAACTGGCTTTTTGCACCAAGCTGTAATAAAACAATTTCATATGTAATGATACAGTATTAAAATAAACCCGATtcaaacagtaacacacagaatCAAACAATGTCTGAGCCAAGTTAATTTGTCCTCTGTGAAGCAGGAGCCGCACTGTGGGCACGACAGCTgagcagttttgttttttgtaatcaTATTGTAGCTCTGTCTCACCCAGTAAGAGCTGCGCTCATCATTTGCGAACTGAAGAGGTCTTCTGACGAAATGTCGCTCCCCACCAGGACCCCACATTCTTATTAAAACCACATATTTAACTGTGTAGTTAATTAAACAGAGGCGTGCAACccctgacatatatagcaattttaagtcgctttggataaaaagcgtcagctaaatgtataaaagtcatgtaaaatgtaaacagaaatTAAGTAGGTAAGTCTATTTATCCACTGCATCCGTCTGTCTGCGGCCATAACATACTATATGTTTAGCTGCAttgatccagagaaatctgaaggaagaggtagatGACActagagaggaagaggaggaggcggaagaggaggaagagcagtatggagaggagtaagaggtgaaggaagagtaACAGTTCgagtaggaggaggagatgggatggCATTGCATACAGATGGGATGAGAGAGTTATGTCCTGTTTATGGCTTAACCCAAGTGTGGATACAAACACGGCCAGAGGCAGCGGTAAGTTCACAAGTTTTATTTGAACAACAGAAAAAGTATTACTTGGGAGTGGGTACGAGCAAGGGTGAGGCAGGCAGCAGCAGTGAGTGTTCCGGGTGGAAAAAAGCCGATCCACTGGCAGTGCGGCAGAAGCAAAAAACTCCTCCGTTGGCTGGTAACCTCTCGGCTGAGATCAAAACtaacaagagaaaaagagacaaccAGGAAGTCAAAACACACTATAATCTAGAAACGCGTGACTTATGCGTGGACTAgcttttctgcatcattttgagactggatgttcctgatttttgcgaTGTTACGTAGttaaaaaaggcggtcctttaAGATTGTTTAATGTGCGAGTTAAAGTagatgtcctgatcaaagataagtCCGAGGTtcctcatggtggtgctggaggccaggtcgatgccatccagagtaactatatctttagataatgtgtcaaGGAGCTGTTTGGGCCCCAGTACaaaaacttcagttttatctgagtttaacatttgaaacacacaggaaattacagtttacagaggagactaaactaaaataaggCAGACTTGGAACTagaagtaaacactaagacatgaactaaggcacaggactaggaacaaagacatggaaccaaaacacagactaaataacagatactgaactgaccAAACAATAAAGTCAGagaactaaactcaacagaaaAGATGACAGGACTATaatgcagatacaaaaccaaccttagaataaaaaacaaaactcagaaacagagaaacaacaacCTCTCCGGAGGTCGGGCAGGAGGCCGGCGTAGGAGGCTAGGGCCCAGCGACTGGACTTCACTTCACTAGGAAACTGTGGTGGAACAGATTAGATTCTGGCGGGCCCCACTGGACTGTATAATAtcgatattttcattattgtaattttaatgGGATATCATAAGCATTAGTACAATAAATAACTAGTTACCAGCAAGTTGCTAATGGCAACCATGCATGCACGTATGTCTTTTTGGCTATTTGGAGCAAAGCATCTTACCAAACCATGAAAACTTACTTTTAACCACCAATGGAAGTAGGCTATTATTTAACTGACTTCTACATCAGAGGTACTCAACTACATTTGTTCAAAGGCACAAATTATACACTGTACACTGTGGGAGCCGGACTTTCAATTGCCATATTACTATTTTTAACTTtcttaaaatgaacatttttattagcttaTATCAGTGGGAACAGACTACTAAAAGACATGGTAGGCCTAAATCCATAATGATGAATCTACATAGGCTACTAGATAGGCCTACTTAACTAGAAAATGCTCTTAGAACGTGGCCAAGGAGGCAGTTCACTGATgagtgatggttaaaatctgtaattgtaaatgtaactttGATTATGCATGAGACACCTGTAATTAAGCCCATTGGTGGTAGAAGATGACTTTTAATAGCACAGGGCACAGAAGTCTGGGGCAGCTAAACAAAGTCTTGACGGGCATTATTGGTATTTTTCATAATTCTTTGTAGTCATGATCggactttatgctgcacacaacaaGAGTCTGTGAACAGCGGAAGTGAAAGGAGTCGGTTATCTGGCTGAGATGGATGTTAACGTGTCCGTTAACGTAATACCAGATGACGTCTCCCTCACcctttctctgcaaaatgctaaagtgggttgccaaatatactttggcaggtgcAACTATACCTGTCCAAGTAAAGTATATGTTGAAAACACTTAAGTTAGTGCAAGCTGTTggcctatattttgtaaatattacaaattataaACCTCTTACCAAATACCAAAATACCAAGAAAGAAAACACCAGGAGAGTGTTGGTCAAGGCCGACCAAGAGCTGGCATTGATTTACACAGAGCCAGGGTGTCATTTGACTCCATTTGTTTGCTATTAGTAAGTAATTACatcatctttttctgtgtgcatgttttgtcAGCTGTTGGGGGGGCTCAGCTTTTCTTAGATAAAAGGGGCACCAAggaaaaaaggttgggaaccactggtgtaaagtgtggggtcaggagtgtgtatgagtgtgtgtgtgtctgtgtttggggagggggtCATGAGAGTCATTGACAGtagggacccgggccttgttgaggaagccAACTGCGATCGgaaaagaaactgttcttgtggcgagaggttttggtcctgatggaccacaGCCTCAGGCCAGAGGGGAGTGTCTGAAACTAATTGTGATTgggatgggaggggtcagccaGGGTacgaattatacagtgacaaccgggggggtcaactttttttttccaggtccaaaagaaaacccagtacagcGCAGGCGCGGGCTTcagtaaactaaaatcttaaaatgcTTACAATATCgttgcttatttaactaatgtgtgcagtatgtaaatgatgataaatcaaaatTATTACACCAGTTGATGGGTGTCCCATACCACATGACAACTTGTAGTCAGAGGTCACTATTCTCCAGCAAAACTTCCAGAAGGTCAGAcccacaacagcagaccatcaggACCGCTcaaaacagacccacacaatgttaaaccagaaccaaagacactatcataaaatacagtctgcattatcatatctaattcctaattcttatcatttcaaagtTCAACTTCTTTTTAGCAAATACATCCTTttctcttgctcatgttgactgtgaatgaaatgtaatctggGTCCCATAAAGCAGTTGTCATACActgttggggaattgggaatttttgggtttctgtaaataatattaaacagggtactgtctagacctgctccatataaaaagtgcaatgagatcagaatcagaatcagaatcagttttattgccaggtatgtgtacacatacgaggaatttgactcaggattgtacactGCTCActatgtgcttacttatacaataatacaataacaaaataataataaaatatcagacacaaactacagaatagacaacactaatatacacactatgaacaatatagatatattgacaaatagtacagtgatcagagtgcaaaggatgcaagagtaaactttCTCAGTAAAATTAtctttatgtacatgttgaaggtggatatgatatacaggtacacatacatgtaaacatgtacacagtatgatggagcatagtgcaaaggatgctggaaaatataaataagacctatgaccttatgacctgaggtaggtatattggtatacagtatatataatatgacatagtatgaacataatatgaacagcactgaaatagagaatggtgaataagatgccttttttaataaactggtgctatataaataaaactgaatacattttaaataacacaCCTGGATTTTTACAGTTACCTAGCCAGGAAAAACTCTtgaattccagagtgaaaacaaatatcatGCTGATTGTAGAAAGACCCACaaagtagcctacttaaaatgaaataataatctaattactgatgtcaaaatgtgtatcTACAATTAATCCTCAGTTTCACTGCTCATGCGGATACACCAGTGTTGGctaaaaattacataaaatatgaaatgatatgGTGGAAATGACAGGGTGggctctcagctagctaacaacatatagctcatttaaagtaaaataaatgctaattacaaaactctgaaggtaggaacgttaagtgtattaaagaagctagaactactgacattaacttaCAGTGTCTCCACCAGCGTGTGGTGGACTGGACGGGAGCAGCTGCTGCTGAGAGTGATGTGGGCAGACAAGACGTTCAACTAAAGTCAAAGTTAGGAAATGGTATGGTCCATTTTAAGGGTGTAAGAAATCATACTTCAGGAATCTTGAATTTAAGGCATGAgtatgggaaatatattgtaatatttacaattacaggtaagaaagacccccctgaactgttgtttttgcctcctTTGTGGGGGTCGAAGTCTTAATTAGGTAGGTCAAACCCCCCCCAATTCCCCCCCGTAATTCGAACCATGGggtcagccacaatctttcctgcaggCCTCAGAGTCAAGCTCCAGCTGGAGTGAAAATGTAGAAACAATAACCAGACTGAAGGCTGCAGCCAATTACACAGTGATTACTACATTACCATTACTACTCTACAGCAATAGTGGACATCTCCAGGGCCTGCCAGTGAAATGTTGGGCAAGTTCCTCAggaattgtaataagttactttttacttattactccttagtaatattactttacttattactgagTATTAAAAGTAACTATGTGTACTCGTcgcgttactatattactttcacagAAAAGTAGTAGTAACGTAACGCCCCGCCCCATACTAAAAAGTGACAGACAACCTTTTCAGCTAGCTTATGTTATAAATTAATCcgctttactggaacaataccTTTAGTATTCatcagaaactgaaaacactgcagccccTCAAACCAGATGATGCTTCACAGTATAGGCTTTCCAAACTTATTTATAGCATATTCATAAGAGCAGccaggtgtatgtgtgtgttttttaaatttttttttacaaatctaacgtttcttaaagaaaaatttaagaaatttttaaaaaaataaaggaagtCACTCCCTATGGGGTGCCAAATGTAAAAATTCAGTTTCtattgctggcctctgtctggcgcacgcaatgatgatgcagtgaatagtgacgattctctctgaccaatcagtagtctgctgtgttttcacatcacattttagtatcgcctcagctcgcttggagccttgacggaggtgatacaaaaaaaagtaccagcaagcaggtacaggtacaacttttccacagtggaaaaccaaaaaaagacgagcagagtcgaggcgagtggagctggtaccgtgcagtggaaaaggggcttattccaacacattctcatctcaatgcgtcatgactgacgctttcagacagagGTACAcaaagggtacctttagcgtcaaataactacgctttgtcactctttctcaaattgTCAGTATATGACGCCCCGAGATGAGAATGGGCTCCTTATTTTGTGGGAGACGCTCCGGGTGCAtctctatgagacgctctggggcgtctcgtacagaccggaagtgctagctagctagcgctacatttgtgttaaaggtgttgacagccccccgaagcccccgACCCTTACCATAATCatcaaatgttaatgttagtgcctaaacgtaagtcactgactttatgcatgttgaccggctacccctacagctgcgcacataGGTTTGTGTTGCTGCGACATAGCAAACGGTGGTGTTTCGTACGGCTGTCTGAAAGTGTCTGTAATGAcacactgagatgagaatgcgttGGATCTACAATGGGATCCGCATgtgaaagaaagtgaaaaggaTACAAACATTTCTGCCCTGCAATTAGGAGAAACTGAACGGGCGGTTTTGGCAGATGTGCGGGCTGCCCTGCAGGGTGCAGTTCCACCAGTACCATCCACACCAGTACCATCCACACCAGTAACGGTAAGTTTGGGTTTAACTGGTTTTAACTTAATGCATAATCTcagctgtctctgtcccccctcgctcagagacactttgctctgttcgactgtctctctgctccaggatgcttaatTCCCTCAGAAGCGGCTGTGAGCTTAACTTTATCAGatgtgctgaagtgaacatttgtgtggatgtgtggtgatatttctgtctgatcagtgttttcagttttggttttctacctctgatgaagagcagtgagttcgtctcatccagtacagttCCAAatgggctctgtgtctgtcagacggtctgaacGGGGTAGCAGCCTACTACCATATCAGGAAAGCAATAACgcagggtaatgcacagcagtggggcaggtagattttgttaaaataaatagatcTCGTAATATTATATCTCAAATTATTATTgtgcaaatgtcagagaacacagatatatGGGAGAGATTTTTAATGTGCAGAAACTtctgaacatgagcagaaaagctgcatACATAGGAGCCATTAAGGTGCAGgggtttataactgaattaaaattaatttatcattgaggtcaAAAGGTGCAATGTGcacatttaaatactttatgttacttcagtcatgcctgcatgtgtgttgactcagcagggatgaaataaaatgagaaacaggagaaacatttgacagcaatacagaatgcctgagagccttacagcACTATATTacacttaaaagaaataaaattattatcagtagtaatgATACAATGTAGTTTAATGATTTATAGGGTTCAGTTTGACGAATAGCATAACAAGGTAGCAGTTGTTGATACAAGTATgcctccagaatgcaggaagttaagtgtttaatgtttaaaatcttCTGTTTCGTCAATAAATTGTTTTTCCCAAATACTAAGCCAATTAAACTATATTGGTGAAGAAtgtccgaccgattttggtgggccgactgggccaaaaatgccagggccgattttttgtcccagtccaccCCTGACTTCAACAGTTTCTTCCCCGTCTGTGTGATTAAAATTATAACaaagattttgttgatttggcgACACATGgttactggtggtaacagcaagTATGTTTAAATACTACAGCAAATGCTCCTTAAAGggtcagtgtgtaagttttagtggcatctagtagTGAGGATTGCGAATTGTACCCAGCGGCTCACAGTGCATTCATGTGCCCCTCGGATGGtcccaccgatcaaaagaatcaaaaaaatgcatcaaagttgtgaatactgtcatgtgaagtccattaCTCTCTGCTGCTCATTTCTGCCACACCTGTCTCATTCTGCACCGTGTTGTGGGTATGTTTGTTTTCGTTACCTTGctgccaaaaaaataaaagtgcatacgcggtctgtcggagctagatcaaatgaatgacatgtAATTGATATTTTTTCACTAATACAACAGGAGACCTCCTGTGTCTGTTTACAGTGTagccaaacaaaaacatgttgtcTTAATAATTTGTCTTACTTTGTGTATTGAATTTTGGCTGTAAAAATATATCCAGGGTTTGACATTaaccttatatatatatattgtactGTAAAGAAGTTAGGCCGGTGTAGAAAATTGCTGGGAaataagaatgctttcaaaaatagacctgTTAATAGAATATATTTATCAGTTAccaaatgcaatgtgtttgaACAGAAGGGGAACCCTTTcacatagtttttgaaggaactcagcAAGTAGGTTGGCCTACAGCTTGGAGAACTACCCACAGTCCTTCTGTGGATTTCGGCAGCCTCTCTTCATGTAACCCCAGAGAGACCGGACAATGTTGAGATCAGGCCTCTGTTTGGGCCACACCATCACCTCCAGGTAGTgctgtagtactcgagaccggtcttaagaagactttttgatggtcttggtctcctCTTGGACTTGTCCACATTTgtacttggtcttgtctcagtctcggatattgaggactcgggattttataagaccagtcaagaccgtAACATgtggaatatcaataaattgcttgtgcattgtctgatttattttaacatcctaactttgattggatggaaaacttattgcttcaaatgcaaccaataaccctaattaaaaatgtgttgctcCTGTTAAcaactgtcacccctccccgcgACGGTAAGCatgaaaaggagtgttgaataaagatctTATAtcttagtgtttgtgtgtgggtgagaatgtggatctttcagaacaatttgagaagtacctatgatctcgttccacattttagtgtgtgtcatgtaatgtgagGAACTGGTCTTgttcttgacttggtctcagcccctaaatgTCTTGGTCTTATCTctgtctcgataaactctggtcttggtcttgatttggtctcggtttgggcggtcttgactacaacccTACCTCCCAGTAGTGGTCTGGCCATCTGGAGTACTGGGACAAATTCCGGTGGGCCGTCCAACCTCAGGGCCAGTGGGCCACCTTCCTTAGCCTATAATTTTTTTACTAATAATGAAAAAGTTGAGGGTTGAGCCAACCCCCCTTCTAGCCTGTTGGTCTATTCCTTATGGACATCTACGCACACCTTAGCCCTGCCCCGCTGGCTCTGGACCACCATGGGGTCCAGAGCCTTCAGCCGCTCTGCCCCtcgtctctggaactctcttccaccagacatccGCAACATTGActcactttccatttttaaatcccgcctgaaaacacatctttttaaactggcatatcccatatgatcactctttctcaatctttgtttcctgttgttgtaccgtgattttatgcactgtaattatagttgttaattttatcgattattgctgtactgttttattatgttttgttagGTGACCTTGAGTATTCAGAAAggcgcctataaataaaatgtattattattattattatagaacCTTATTATGAGAATTCTGTCATATAGAGGGAATCGTCCAGCTGCTAtttaaagaatatttaaaatacaaaataaaaccatttgAAGCTGGGCATCCCTCCCagtactttaaaaaatgtttaacatgaccccccaccccctccctctttGTCACTAACAAACAGTCTGCATTAATGAACAGTTGTAAAAAAAGTTTAGTTACTGTTGTAACTGGGGTTTGTTAACATGATTTTCATGTGAGTGTTACAGATGATTCAGATCTCACATTGGCTAGCTTTCAGCAATGACCTCAAAGTACCACAGACAGCAATCTAAGAACAACAGCtaaatttttattgtttcagaatgaattatatcatattatatgattcaacacagagaaacaacagGGAAACACTCGGTGTGCTTTACTCAGCTGCTTCTTTTCCCTGTAAAAAACAGATGAATGATTTATGTGAGTTTGATTTCAATAAGCTTCAGGTGACAATCCTTTTTATCTGTTCATTTTATAGTATTTACACATAACGCTGTGTCCGGTGAAAATAACACTAACAGATACAGTAGGTATGAATTGAATAATGATGATTgctgttttaattattattcacTAAACAGCTGTATATTTACCTTTCCAGAGTCACGGCTCTTTGCTCTCAGTTTGTTGACCTGGGACTCTGCAATGTCAGCGCGctcctcagcctcctccagcTCATGCTGGATCTTCCTGCACTTGGACAGATGAACATTTGCCTGCTCCTCCTGGAATACAAGAtgcagaaaatgtttaaatggtCAAAAAGGCCTTCATGGTCTGCTGTACACGAAACTATTATTAACTATTACTATTATATAAATCATTTCCTCATTGTAAACGTTTTGTCCTTACCGCTTCCTCAGCCTGCCTCTTGTAGGCCTTCACCTTGAGCTGCAACTTGTCAACCAGATCCTGCAGCCTGGTAACATTTTTCTTGTCCTCTTCAGTCTGTGATAGAAAGTAAATttgcatgtttaaatgttaGATGTAATAATAANNNNNNNNNNNNNNNNNNNNNNNNNNNNNNNNNNNNNNNNNNNNNNNNNNNNNNNNNNNNNNNNNNNNNNNNNNNNNNNNNNNNNNNNNNNNNNNNNNNNCAGAACATGATTTCACAGGAACGTCACTGTCTCCTGTAAATTTAACTTGCTCCAAGCTCTGTGATGCCTTCTTAAAGATTCAGCATACAGTAAAGAGTGAGTTTAATTTAGTGGTCAGCATGTGCCAGTTGTCAGCAATGAGGAACATATGTTACAGTATGTCCCAGTGAGGTGCATTTTTTCAGGGCCTCTCACATACTCTATCATGTAACCTGATCGTTTGCTGTATGGAGGTGAAAGTAGGCTATTAAAGAGTGGGAGGATGCAAAGCTCGCCCTGGAATGGTTGACTGTATATTGATTAAACGAAAGAGTGTTTTTACTAAAATTTAATACTGCTTGAAACATTAGGAGACATCCTGTAAGTGTTAACAGCAAAATGTTGACATGATGCTTCTTTTACTCACTTGGATGTcacaaaatttatttttttggtgtaTTGATCTGTTGTTATAAAGATTTGATGGAAAATATGTTTGAAGAGAATCTCATTGGATAGGATGTCCCCTAAATGTTTTGTCTAAAATCCTAATGATTTCTGCCATCTGTGATGCATTGAGAAAATTAACACATCATctaattttgttttctctgaataatattacaaagagcaCAGTTTAGACTTGCACTATAGGAAAAGTGCAATGATATAACTTTGTAATGAAttggtgcaatataaataacatttttgcgAATTGGCTCCTATAATGTGTCTTTTCGACAGCAAATTCTGTTCAAGATGATTTGATGTTCAGGTGACGTTTGTCCGTCCATGCAGTTGCTGTGAGCATGCAGCTGACTGATGGGTCAAAGCAAAGACCTCCCTCATTTGGTCAGATGTTACAGATATACTATTCAGGCTTcgtaaaaaacaaaaggatcAATGCTACTATTTGTATAGCTAAGATTGTTTTCCTATTCATTTATGCTTACCAGAAATGATGATTACTTTGCCTGAATTCGAAAAAGTTAACTTTTGAAACCCAGTCTTTACTGATTAAATCAGTGTCAAGACAGAATTCAATTTGAGTTCCTAAATGAACCCCCCAGTGGTTCCCCACTCGGAGGAAAGAGAGGGGAATTATCTACTCATTTTGTACAGCAGTCTGTCTGCGTTGAGTGCAAACCCATGAATCATTCAACATTGTTATAAACATGTGTTGACGTCTTTTCATTACATGTTTTCTTGAAGGTGCTTGTAACATATGTGTGCTGCATCTATCTAATTACACCAGCTCAATGTAATGAGATAGGTCTAAGAGTACTGAGACGGAATAGAAGAGCTGTAGGTCAGAGATCGGCTGGTGTAATGTGGTGAGGCTGGGAGTTATTGTAAAAAGCCAGTCAGCTGATTTGTTACCAAAGTGACATGTCAAGACATTTCGACCACACATAGTATAGCATGGTATTAGCATGTTAAATAGTGACCTGGCACTCAACCTCTAGGCTTGCTGAAATGGTTTAAAGCTAGTGCTTAGCCAATGGGAACTTTTGATATTCACCCATTCATAGTGGACAAGTGGCCAAATGACTCAGAATTATGTAAAATTGATGCCTGAGATGTTGTCAATGTGTTGTTAATGTATTCTTAAATTACCTGACTTGCCATACCAGAGCACCTCTGGATATGGTCAGAGCGATAGATCTAAATGCGTCCTTAATGTATCTTGGGGTGCATTGACACATGTACTTAGAGGTGTGATCAGCTCACACAAGATGCATGTTTGCAGAGGATCAGACTTTAATATGAATGACAAtgaataacaaaagaaaaaaacagatataGAGTATATGGTACAGTGTAATTTTGTATCGGTCAACAATGCTCTGATCTGGTTTGCTGTTTTGAAAGCAGATGGTTTAGGGTTTCATTTAAACTGTAGTTACCATGAAGTATCTTTAGGTGTAGgacagaatagaatagaatcAAATAGAATAGAagcctttattgtcattatattacaatgaacacaacaaaaagtGAGTGTCCCTGCCAACAGTGCTTGAAAGAAACTGTACACACATCCATatacgtaaaaaaaaaaaataaat
Proteins encoded:
- the LOC123962238 gene encoding myosin-7-like, coding for MQIYFLSQTEEDKKNVTRLQDLVDKLQLKVKAYKRQAEEAEEQANVHLSKCRKIQHELEEAEERADIAESQVNKLRAKSRDSGKGKEAAE